The following coding sequences are from one Armatimonadota bacterium window:
- the rpiB gene encoding ribose 5-phosphate isomerase B: MRIAIGSDHAGYRLKTEILRHLSDQNADVTDFGAHDESRVDYPDIGLAVADSVVSGTFDVGILVCGTGVGMSIAANKVRGIRAALCGDTYSARMSRLHNDANVLTLGERVTGVGLALDIVDTWLTTEYPAEERHGGRVRKMMAIERRDNEGGCE; this comes from the coding sequence ATGAGAATCGCCATCGGATCAGATCATGCCGGTTATCGCCTGAAGACCGAGATACTGCGCCACTTGAGCGATCAGAACGCGGACGTCACCGATTTCGGCGCACACGACGAGTCGCGCGTAGACTATCCGGATATCGGTCTGGCAGTGGCTGACTCGGTGGTTTCGGGCACGTTCGACGTCGGCATCCTGGTCTGTGGTACGGGAGTGGGAATGAGCATCGCCGCAAACAAGGTTCGTGGCATCCGAGCCGCATTGTGCGGTGATACGTACTCCGCAAGAATGTCGCGTCTGCACAACGACGCGAATGTGCTGACGCTCGGCGAACGCGTCACCGGCGTCGGTCTCGCTCTCGACATCGTTGACACGTGGCTGACAACCGAGTATCCAGCCGAGGAACGTCATGGCGGCCGTGTCCGCAAAATGATGGCAATCGAGCGAAGAGACAATGAGGGAGGATGCGAATAG